A window from Bos indicus isolate NIAB-ARS_2022 breed Sahiwal x Tharparkar chromosome 1, NIAB-ARS_B.indTharparkar_mat_pri_1.0, whole genome shotgun sequence encodes these proteins:
- the GMNC gene encoding geminin coiled-coil domain-containing protein 1, translated as MNTLLPCQDQYFVGGQSYNCPYSATTSESSVDVSTETWVSFWAAGLLDNREPQQAPQAQEPSGDSNFPVPNLCSWEEAQLSSQLYRNKQLQDTLVQKEEELARLHEENNHLRQYLNSALVKCLEEKAKKLLSSDEFSKACRKFRKGKRKPKEQRYFPPEIPHHKNAKRSLASEFANCGQHGPPVDPWVLQTLGLKDLNTIDDTSSANYSALSSHARQTTSTFPQFLDEAIDYPNAPGEDLPIDYGGDRTTPLPGTANHSEDFHFLSQLSNPPGGLQTLPYYTSDVSPNKTEMAFSTSLSPHCNVKTHSFHQGQAFVRRDEEGGWKFTWVPKQS; from the exons ATG AACACCCTTCTGCCTTGCCAAGACCAGTACTTTGTAGGAGGCCAGAGCTATAATTGTCCGTATTCCGCTACAACGTCAGAATCTAGTGTTGACGTTTCCACGGAGACTTGGGTCTCTTTCTGGGCTGCTGGTCTCCTGGACAACAGAGAGCCCCAACAGGCACCACAGGCACAGG AACCATCTGGTGACTCGAATTTCCCTGTTCCTAATTTGTGTTCATGGGAAGAGGCTCAGCTTTCCTCTCAGCTCTACAGGAATAAGCAG CTCCAAGATACTTTGGTACAGAAGGAAGAAGAACTTGCTAGGTTACATGAAGAGAATAATCATCTCAGACAATACCTGAATTCTGCTCTAGTTAAATGTCTTGAGGAAAAAGCCAAG AAATTGCTGTCATCAGATGAGTTCTCCAAAGCATGTAGAAAATTCAGAAAGGGGAAGAGGAAACCCAAAGAGCAAAGATATTTTCCTCCTGAGATTCCCCATCATAAAAATGCCAAGAGAAGCCTTGCTAGTGAATTTGCTAACTGTGGACAACATGGACCCCCTGTGGATCCCTGGGTTCTTCAGACACTGGGGTTAAAAGACCTCAACACCATTGATGACACCTCATCAGCTAACTACAGTGCCCTCTCGTCTCATGCCAGACAGACCACTAGCACATTTCCCCAGTTTCTGGATGAGGCAATTGATTATCCCAATGCCCCTGGGGAAGATCTGCCAATTGACTATGGAGGTGATAGAACTACCCCCTTGCCAGGCACTGCCAACCACAGTGAagattttcacttcctttctcaaCTTTCAAATCCTCCAGGAGGACTACAAACTCTTCCTTACTATACTTCTGATGTGTCACCCAATAAGACAGAGATGGCCTTTTCCACATCCTTGAGCCCTCACTGTAATGTGAAAACGCACTCCTTCCACCAGGGACAAGCCTTTGTTCGTCGAGATGAAGAGGGAGGCTGGAAGTTTACCTGGGTCCCTAAGCAGTCTTAG